Below is a genomic region from Methanolobus sediminis.
CCTGTGAACCATCCCCACATGAGAATATTCTGTATCTTCGGACTATCATCCTTGTGGAGATACTCAACTGAGATCCCCCTCATTATAAGTCCAATAAGCAAGAGCATCATTGGAAGGTAGAGGAATGTGAACATCTTTGAGAATACCAGTGGGAAAGCGGCAAATGTTCCACCTGCAGCCAGTATGAGCCATACCTCATTTCCGCCCCAGAAGGGACCGACTGATTTCTGGATCTGGATTCTCTGCTTCTTGTCTGATGCAATGAACGGTGTAATAAGACCTGCACCCAGGGAGAATGAATCTACGATAAAGTAGACTCCCCATATTACACACCAGAGGAAGAACCAGATGTTAGCAAGCAAATCCTGTGTCAGGAATTCCAGCATTTTAATCAACTCCTGCTGCATTGACAACTGTCTTCTTGATCAGGTAATACTCAAGGGCCCACAGGACCAGATAGAATCCGGTGATGAGCACGATACTCAGGAGGACTTCAGATGTCGGAACCGTTGAAATACCACTTTCTGTCTTAAGCAGTCCGTATACAATCCATGGCTGCCTTCCTATCTCTGCTACATTCCATCCGGCTATTATGGCAATAAACGGAAGTGGGATAGACCACTGCATCAACTTAAGGTACAGATCAGACTTGTACAGCTTTCCGGTCTTTTGCAGATATAGACCTGCAAGTGCTTCTGCTATGAACAGGAATCCGAGCATTGTCATGAGCTTGAAGTTCCAAAATACCATTCCAACCGGTGGGATCTCGTCTGCTGGCATCTGGTTCAGACCGGTAATTGTACCACTGAAACTTCCGGTATACAGGAAGCTTGCAAGGCCAGGGATTCCAAGCAGTTCTATGCTGTTAGAACCTGTACTGGCATCCGGAACCTGTATTAGATACATCGGAACTGATGAACCGGTTTCCCATATCGCATCCATTGCAGCACCCTTTGCTGGCTGAATTTCTGTAACATATTGTGCATAACCATGTCCGAGAACAGGAAGAAGAATTGCAGTTACAAGTGCAATTACTACTGCAATTTTGAATGATCTCTTGAATACTTCGCTGTCATTCCTCTTGAGGAACTGATAGGCACATATTCCGAGAATAACAAATGCCGTGAGCAGATAAGCTGAAAGTAGTGTGTGAACCAGCATGTACCAGACATAACTGTTTGTAAGTAGTGCAAAGAAATCTGTCATTATGACCTTACTTCCATCAGGAAGTAGCTCGTATCCTACAGGATTCTGCATGAACCCGTTTGCTGTGATGATCCAGAGTGAAGAGATGTTTGTTCCAAGAGCAACCATCCACATGGAAAATGCCTTGAGCTTCTGTCTGTTGCGGTCAAGGAATATCCATGCACCAAAGAAGGTTCCTTCAAGGAAGAAAGCCATTAGTGCTTCTACTGCCAGAGGTGATCCGAATACATCACCCATGAATTCTGAATATGGACCCCAATTCGTACCGAACTGGAACGTCATGGCAAGACCAGTAACAAGGCCTATTGCAAAATTAATTTTGAAAATCCTTCCCCAGAAATCAGCCATCTTTCGCCAGGTTTCGTCCCTGGTTTTGTAATAGGCTGTTTCCATGTAAGCCACCAGTAGTGCAAGTCCCAGTGTTAGTGGAACAAACAGGAAGTGGAATGCTACAGTTATAGCAAACTGCAGACGGCTTAAATATAACAATTCTAACATTCTTTATACCCCTATTTATTACTTTTACTTTGTTCGTTTTTGTCAATTCCGGGAACAACCAGAATTCGCATTCTATTGGCATAATAACTATATTGTATTGATGATGTTAAATATCAGATAATAATTATTATCATATAGGAACTATCATCAAGTAAGAACTAATACTACATTTGAATGGTTATAGTTTATAAGTCTTCTTATATCACATGATAAATTATGAAAAATACACAATTCAGGCAAGTAAAGAAGGATCGAATTGAAAATCAAATAAAACGGAAAGGAAAATGAATCTTTCATGAAAAATCTCCTATATCTATGTTTTGGAGTGAAATATTAAAGTAACAATAAAAACATGAGGATAAGACACTGACATATAAGAACGGAAGGAAAAGACTAGTAGATAAATATAAATACTATAACTCCTAATTAAAGATTAGATTCAACCAATCATTCTGGAAATCAGATCAGGTTGATCGAATGGACTCTAAATCCGTTCAGTCGGGTTAAATTCCCGAGGTTTCCGCCATATGTGTCTCATTGTGTGATCAAAGTCACATAATGACAAAATCTTTTTTCTTTTGTTTTACCCACCTGAGCTAGCAGCTTGTTTTTATCATTTTAGCTGGAAAAATGTCCTGAAAATCTCTATGGAATCAAGGAAATCCTGTTTACCCATAAGTTCCCTGGTTGAATGCATCGCAAGCATCGGAACACCCACATCTACAACATGAACTGGCAGATATTTACTGAGAATCGGACCAAGAGTTGTTCCTCCTCTCTGATCGGAGTGATTCACAAATTTCTGATACTTCACACCGGCTTTATCACACAATTGCTGGAAAGCTGCAATTGTCTCAACTTCCGAGGCATAAGAACGGCTTCCACTGATCTTAATTGTTATACCCTTGTTCATTACTGGCTTGTTGGTTATATCGGTCTTTTCGCCGTAATTAGGATGCAAGCCATGTGCACCATCAGCTGAAATAACAAAATAATCCTTTATCCGGCATTCAGATCGTTGTTCCATTCCTTCAATTGCAACACGTATCTTTTCCAGAATGGTGCTCAAAAGTACAGAATCTGCACCCTGTTTTGTCATGGAACCAACCTCTTCATTGTCCATGAATGCTGCTATATTTATTCCGCCATTGTTTTCTGAGGTTACAAGAGCTTCCAGTGCAGCATAGACCATGGACAGGTCATCAATTCTTGGACAGGATATGAATTCTCCTTTTGCTCCGACAAGCATTCCTTCCTCACAACAATAAACGTTCAGGTCCATGTCAAGAATATCTTCACTATTGACTCTTGCTTCCTTTGCAACAAGGTCAAGCAGATAATTATCTTTTACTTCATCTTCGATCAACCGGGTCAAAAGCGGCTGCATTTCCTTTTGTACCTTGATCTCGGTACCTTGATTAGCTCCCGGATTCATATGAATGGCAAGGTTTGGCAGAGTAAGTATTGGTCTCTGAAAATCAAGATGAATTACTTTTGGTTTGAGAACTTCATCTGACTTTACAGCAATCCTGCCGGCAATTGATAAAGGACGGTCAAACCATGTATTAAAAATTGGCCCGCCATAGCGTTCCACATTAAGTGTCAGCATTCCTTCGCTATTCACTTCCGGATTCGGTTTTATTCTGAACGCTGGGTTATCTGTGTGAGCAGCAACGATCCTCATACCTTTTGTTAGAGACTCACTGTTTCCAGTATTAAAAGCAATAATCATAGAAGGATAAGGTGACAGCCAGTATTTTCCTGATGCTGAAAGAGTCCATTGCTCATTCATATCCAGTTTTGAAAAGCCTTCAGCTTCCAGACGTTCTATTATAGTATCCACCGTCTGGACAGGTGTTGTTGCTTTTTTCATAAAGCCGAAAAAATCACTGATATAATCCCTTGAATTTTCCATAATTATCACTTATGACAGAATCTTTTCTTTCATCTTGTCACTATTAGTAGATAATATATTAGTAAAAACCGGATAATTAGATTCATACATAGATAATCAGTATGCTATTATCAGACTTGTAAAAAAGGAAAAGGTTCTCCGGGAGAAGGAGGGATAATTCAACAGAAGGATTCGGCCCGGAGATACAACGTTAAAATGCTTTGGTTTTTCAATATTTGTGACTCTTTGCCACCTCTATCATTGCCTGGAGATTGACTGTTGGAGTCTTGCTTACAGTACCGCATCCCGGTGCAAGCAGACCAATTCCTGCATCAATGACCTTCTGTGACTGTTCCCTGATAGTTTCAGGTGTCTGGTTCCAGAGCATGTTAACAGGATCAAGGTTTCCGACAATTACAGCTTTTTCTACATTTGCAACCGCTGCAGCTGCATCAACATTCTGGTCAACACTAATAGCGTCTACGCCACTGGATTCCATGAGTGCAAGACCCTGGGTAGTGTCACCACATATGTGCAGTACTACAGGTACATTGACTTCGTGCATTGCATCAATGATCTTCTTGTGGAAAGGAACTACGAACTTTTCGTAGAATTCAGCACCTATGAGCTGGTAGCTGGCTGTTGGGTCGATGATGACCATTGTGTCAGCACCGTTCTCAACCATTTTCTGAGCGTAAGCAACACAGAAATCGGTTGTGAATTCCATGAGTGCGAGTCCGAAAGCTTCGTCTGTGAAGATTGCCATGAACCATTCGTCACCGTTGATGTGCTGTGCGAGTGAGAAAGGACCGATCATGCTTCCCATGATTGGAAGTTCATCAGCATATTTGTCTGCAAGTATTTTGATAGCGTCACAGACAACACCGATTCTTCCATGGTCAAGATCATAGCCTTTGAGTTTCTCGATGTCTTCTACTGTTTTTACTACATGGCCAACTACGGATGGCTGCTGCTCCATTGTTCCATCCTTGATCTCACAGCCGAAGAATTCGGCTTCCGCAGTTATGTCAAAAGGCACACGGACCGCCTCAAAACCTACTACGGTGTGACCTGCTTCGGCAAGTGTTGCCATCTTTTCTGCATCGCTGTTAGCCTCTGGCCAGAAAGCACCACAGGCTTCCATCTGCTCAACTGTGCCTGTCTGGGTAACACAAACAGCAGGCATCCTGTCAACAGACTGACCGGTGAGTGCACGGGATAATCTCTCTTTTGGGGTATATTCGGACATGATTTAGCTCCTGAAGAAGAGATGGCTGGCAAACGGTTACCAGCCATCAAAGGGGTTGGAGGGCGTTTTTCTGTCTTATCGATTCATCTTAAAATGAAAGTCCGAACTCTTCGAGCTTCCTGCGTGCATCATCGTAGACCTTCATGTACTCGTCAGTTGGTGTGACGGTAGCAATATCGTAACATTCCTGGAAGGTCTTACCCTGTGGTGCATTTGCATAGTTGCCCTCGTAGGAGCTTACAAGGAGGTCGAGGACCTTGTTTACATCCTCAATAGCCATTCCTGCTGTTGCTCTTGCAACTTCTCCCATCATCCTTGCTTCCATACCGGTTGTCTTGTCCTGGACGACACCCTTTGCAGATGCTACACCGGAGAGGATCTCACGGCCGGATGCTGTATCAGTGATAGACTGAGCGGATGCTTCAAGCAGACACATCTCGGTACATGGACCTGCACATGGGTAGTACTGGTTACCGGAAAGCATGTCTGTGAATTCTGAGATTGTAGCACATGCCCATCCGGCGATCATGAGGGTCTCACGGGTGTTGGTTGATCCCCAGCGGATGTGGACCGGACCGTCAAGGTGCCAGCTTGCATTGCTCATTACAAAAGCGTTGATGTGGGTTGCGATGTTGACTATTGTGGTTTCCTCTACGCCGCCGGCGTAGCCACCAAAGATAGGCATCTGTTCATCCATGATGATGTCACTGTTACCCTGATAGTGTGCCATTACACTGATAGCATCAAGGTCGATCTTAAGCTCGTTGAGCTGAGATACTTCGTGACTGTCACTGCAAACCATGCCACCGGCACAGTCAGCAGAGATATTTCCCTGAGCGGACAGGGAAGTCTCTGGTCCCTATATGCCCATGCCTGGCCTTCCGGCCATTGCTGCTGCTGTCTTGATGAGCCTGGTTTCGGTCTTTGCTGCAAGGACCTCGTAAGGACTCTTTGGGATAGGTGGCTTGCCACGGACTGTCATCATGACACCGTTAACAATTGTGTCTACTTCTTTCTCAAGAGCGTAGCTCATGTGGACTGGCATGAATACGTCTTCGGAGATAGGGGAACCTGTTGGACCACCCTGAACTATTGGCTTTCTCTTGTCACCAACACTTCTCTTGTGTACCCTTACAGCTTCTCTGCCGGTACCGAGTGTGAATTCCTTCTGGACGTTGTTGATAGCGTCCCAGATCTCGTCCTCTGTGTATTTTACAACACGGCTTGTGTCTGTACAGAAGATACCACAGTCAAGGAGCATCTCAAAACCTGCCTTGAAGAGGTTCTCCATCATGTCCTTGTCAGTTGGTACGAACTCGCCCTTGAAGTCAAGGTTGTATTTCTGCTTGAGTTCCATTGCCTTCATTGGGATTGTCATAAGGTCCCAGTCATCCTGGGTTGTCTTCTCTCCCTTCTTTGCTCTCTCATAGAACTCAAAACAATCAAGTGATCTTGCGAATGTCATATTATTTCACCTCAATTACTGCATAAGCTTAAGTGCTACACGAGCAGCGTCTGCTGCATTCTCTGCGGTTGCGTCTGCTCCGATCTCTGCGATCCATGCGTCAGATACTGGTGCTCCACCGAACATGATCTTAACTGAATCTCTAAGACCTTCTTCTACGAGCATGGATACTGTGTCCTTCTGACCGAGCATTGAGGTTGTCATGAGTGCTGAACCGACAAGCAGGAGTTTCTTGCCCTTGTTCTTTGCAACTTCTTCTGCAACCTTTTCGTTTGGTACGTCTACGCCCATGTCAACGATCTTGAAACCGTTTGCTTCAAGCATGGTTGTTACGAGGCGGTGACCGATATCGTGAATGTCTCCTTCCTGAACGTAGGTGATTGCAAGACCTACACCGTCAGTGTTTCCCTTCTCCTCTTCAAGAACTGGTAAGAGAATTTCCATTGCTGCATTCATTGCCTTTGCAGACATCATGATCTGTGGGAGGTAGATCTCTGCTGCTTCGAATTTGTCTCCGACGATCTTCATTCCTGGTGAAAGACCATCGTTTATGATTGTAACTGCAGTAAGTCCTGCATCAAGTGCTGCCTTTGTAGCTTCGGCACAACCGTTGATGTTCTGAGTCACGATTGTGTCTCTGAGTGTGTCTAACATTTCCTGATTTGACATGTTTAGCCTCCGTTTTGTCCCAGTCATACGTTTTTCAAGGTTTGAGCCTTGAAGGGACAATTCTCAATAGTCAAAGACATTATATATCATAAACTCAGCAAAATGCATCCGCTTTGACTGAATATGTGTTTACAAAGAAAATATTGCGCTATCGTTTGATGATTACAACGCCGTTGTAATGATACTATGTTAATGCAACGTTTGCATGCGAGTATTTAAAGTTCAAAGAATTGCAAGTAAGACTCGTTCATATGATATGGAAAAATATGTCCCTTAAATTCAAACTTATATTGTACATTGTGGTCGGAACCATGATAGTGCTGGCAGCCAGCACCGCCATGACAATTTCCACAGTAACAAGCCAGGAAGAGAAACTTGCCTATGAGCAGGCTGTCCAGATAGCAGGAAAATACGCCAACGACTTCAATGGTGACATGGAAGAGTACCAGGCAATAGCAGAAACAATTGCAGCCTCTGTCGGAAGCTTTGACTCATTAAGCAGGGATGAAGCAAATGCAATGCTCAAGGAAACTCTGATGACTCATCCCCAGCTTGTCGGAGTTTATGTAGGTTATGAACCAAATGCGTTTGATGGGCAGGACAGTCTTTATGTTAATACAACCGGCCATGATGAAACCGGGCGCTTCATTCCATACTGGAACACAATGGAAGGAACTGTCAAGCTCTACCCACTTATCAATTATGAAGACCTGAGTTACTATCAGGGACCAAAGAAAACGAAGAAAAACGTAATTACTGAGCCTTATTTTTATGAGAAGCTCTTTATTGTCAGTTATGTTTCCCCCATATTGAAGAACGATGAGTTTGTCGGAATTGCAGGTGTGGACGTATCCCTCAATTACCTTGACGAAGAGATCAGTAGCGTAAAGGCATTTGATACCGGATATGCTTTTGTGGTCGATAAGGAAGGAGTACTTGTCACATATCCTTACAACAAGGACTGGATAGGTAAAAAGACACTTTATGACCTTGGAATAGATGATTACTCACTGATAGCTGATGACATCTACAACGGAAGAAGTGGCCACCTGGAAACAGTGGACTCCAATACCGGAGAAGATGTCGTGATGTTCTACGAACCTGTCCAGGCAGGTGGTTTCTCATTCATACTTGTGGTTCCAAGGGATGAGATATTCGCAGGTGTGCAGAACCTCACCCACAAACTGATGCTCATATCGCTGGTAGCTATTGTTTTCATGGGAGTTTTCTCTTACCTGATAGCACTCTCATTTACAAATACCATTGAAGAGATCGTCTACGATTTCAAGAAGATATCAAAGGACGCTGTAATGGGCAGACTTTATTCCAGAGCAAAGACGGATGTTGAAGAGGACTTCAAGGAGATACCCATAGGTCTGAATGAAATCCTTGATGCAGTTATCAACCCAATACATGACACGATCTCCCTCACAAAAGCACTTTCAGAGGGTAAACTTTCCGAACGTTCAAAACTGGAAGCTAAGGGTGAGTTCGAGCAGCTATCCAATACACTGGACAACTTTGCAGAATCCCTGGATACAATGATAAAGGATTCCAACAGGGTACTTACAGCCTTTCAGCACAATGATTTCTCACAGAAAATAGAGGTTCACGGTGAAGGTGACTTTGGCATACTGACAGAAGGAATCGAGGAAACCAGGATAACTCTTGCCCAGATAATGGAAGAGCGCAAGAAACTGGAAGAGGTGCGTAAAAAAGAGATTCACCACCGTATCAAGAACAACCTCCAGGTAATCTCAAGTCTTCTTGACCTTGAATCTGAGAAGTTCAACGATGATAGTGTAATTGAAGCTTTCAGGGAAAGCCAGAATCGTGTCATTTCAATGGCTCTTGTCCATGAAGAACTATACAAGTCACAGGATATGGAAAGTATCGACTTCTCGGACTACCTGATGAAACTTGTGAACGAGCTTTCATACTCATATATGATAGAAAAAGAGAACATCAAGGTCAAACTGGATCTTGATATTGTTTTCATCGATATGGAAACTGCAATTCCGCTGGGAATGATAGTGAACGAGCTTGTTTCCAATTCACTGAAACACGCGTTTGTTCCGGGAGAAGAGGGAGAGATTGTAGTTGATCTTGACCTCACAGATGGTAAACTCACACTGACTGTTGGTGATAACGGCACAGGATTCCCTGAAGATATAGACTTCACACAGACAGATTCCCTTGGATTGCAGCTTGTAACGACCCTGACAAAACAGATAAACGGTACCATAGAACTTGACAGAAGTGAGGGTACCAGATTCAGGATCAAACTGAAATAATTATGAATTAAGCAACTAGCTCAGAAACAGATTACAAATTAACTGAATAATTAAAAACAAATGAGATAAAAAGCATCATAAAAAGGTGATAGGATGGAAGATGCAAAGGATGTAAAGATTTTAGTAGTGGAAGATGAGAGCATTATTGCCCTGAATATTAAGAAGAAACTGAAGAGTTTCGGATATACGGTACCGGCTATGGCAACCACAGGAGAGGAAGCTATAAAGATGGCAGAGATAACTTTCCCTGACCTGATACTCATGGATGTCAGGCTCAAAGGTGATATGGATGGAATACAGACTGCTGAGGAGATACGCAAGAAATTTGATATTCCTATCATATTCCTGACAGCATATTCTGATGATAAGGTGCTGGAAAGGGCAAAGAAAACAGAACCATACGGCTATATCGTCAAGCCGTTCAAGGCAAATGATCTGAAAAGCAATATCGAGATAGCCCTTTACAGGTTTGGGATGGGCCGGAAGGAAAACGTGGAATAGTTTAACTGGAATGACAGCTAAATTACCAATTCAAGAAACGGACGGTAGGTTCTAATGAAAAGTTCCCTTGTCGATGTTATCCTCAATTCTGAAAAACGCAAGAACGTTCTTTTGCTCCTCATTGAAGGACAGAAGAGCCGTGAGGAGATCAAAACAAGTCTGAATGTGACTTCCACTGCACTTATTCCGCAGATCAAGATACTCAAAGAACACGGGCTTGTTATACAGAACGGAGACTACTATATATTGACAAATATGGGAGAAGTTCTTGTAGAGAACATGCTGCCACTTCTGAATGTTGTAGAGGTCTTTGAGGAAAACAGTGATTACTGGCAGAACCGCAATCTTAACGGAATACCCAAGCCACTGCTGAAGAGATTCGGCGAACTTGGTAACTGCTTAATTATAGAACCTGACCTGAATTACCTGTTCGAATTCCCAAAAGAGTTCACTGAGAACATAGC
It encodes:
- a CDS encoding histidine kinase dimerization/phosphoacceptor domain -containing protein; translated protein: MSLKFKLILYIVVGTMIVLAASTAMTISTVTSQEEKLAYEQAVQIAGKYANDFNGDMEEYQAIAETIAASVGSFDSLSRDEANAMLKETLMTHPQLVGVYVGYEPNAFDGQDSLYVNTTGHDETGRFIPYWNTMEGTVKLYPLINYEDLSYYQGPKKTKKNVITEPYFYEKLFIVSYVSPILKNDEFVGIAGVDVSLNYLDEEISSVKAFDTGYAFVVDKEGVLVTYPYNKDWIGKKTLYDLGIDDYSLIADDIYNGRSGHLETVDSNTGEDVVMFYEPVQAGGFSFILVVPRDEIFAGVQNLTHKLMLISLVAIVFMGVFSYLIALSFTNTIEEIVYDFKKISKDAVMGRLYSRAKTDVEEDFKEIPIGLNEILDAVINPIHDTISLTKALSEGKLSERSKLEAKGEFEQLSNTLDNFAESLDTMIKDSNRVLTAFQHNDFSQKIEVHGEGDFGILTEGIEETRITLAQIMEERKKLEEVRKKEIHHRIKNNLQVISSLLDLESEKFNDDSVIEAFRESQNRVISMALVHEELYKSQDMESIDFSDYLMKLVNELSYSYMIEKENIKVKLDLDIVFIDMETAIPLGMIVNELVSNSLKHAFVPGEEGEIVVDLDLTDGKLTLTVGDNGTGFPEDIDFTQTDSLGLQLVTTLTKQINGTIELDRSEGTRFRIKLK
- the mtbA gene encoding methylcobamide:CoM methyltransferase MtbA — encoded protein: MSEYTPKERLSRALTGQSVDRMPAVCVTQTGTVEQMEACGAFWPEANSDAEKMATLAEAGHTVVGFEAVRVPFDITAEAEFFGCEIKDGTMEQQPSVVGHVVKTVEDIEKLKGYDLDHGRIGVVCDAIKILADKYADELPIMGSMIGPFSLAQHINGDEWFMAIFTDEAFGLALMEFTTDFCVAYAQKMVENGADTMVIIDPTASYQLIGAEFYEKFVVPFHKKIIDAMHEVNVPVVLHICGDTTQGLALMESSGVDAISVDQNVDAAAAVANVEKAVIVGNLDPVNMLWNQTPETIREQSQKVIDAGIGLLAPGCGTVSKTPTVNLQAMIEVAKSHKY
- a CDS encoding M18 family aminopeptidase, whose amino-acid sequence is MENSRDYISDFFGFMKKATTPVQTVDTIIERLEAEGFSKLDMNEQWTLSASGKYWLSPYPSMIIAFNTGNSESLTKGMRIVAAHTDNPAFRIKPNPEVNSEGMLTLNVERYGGPIFNTWFDRPLSIAGRIAVKSDEVLKPKVIHLDFQRPILTLPNLAIHMNPGANQGTEIKVQKEMQPLLTRLIEDEVKDNYLLDLVAKEARVNSEDILDMDLNVYCCEEGMLVGAKGEFISCPRIDDLSMVYAALEALVTSENNGGINIAAFMDNEEVGSMTKQGADSVLLSTILEKIRVAIEGMEQRSECRIKDYFVISADGAHGLHPNYGEKTDITNKPVMNKGITIKISGSRSYASEVETIAAFQQLCDKAGVKYQKFVNHSDQRGGTTLGPILSKYLPVHVVDVGVPMLAMHSTRELMGKQDFLDSIEIFRTFFQLK
- a CDS encoding methyltransferase cognate corrinoid protein, producing the protein MSNQEMLDTLRDTIVTQNINGCAEATKAALDAGLTAVTIINDGLSPGMKIVGDKFEAAEIYLPQIMMSAKAMNAAMEILLPVLEEEKGNTDGVGLAITYVQEGDIHDIGHRLVTTMLEANGFKIVDMGVDVPNEKVAEEVAKNKGKKLLLVGSALMTTSMLGQKDTVSMLVEEGLRDSVKIMFGGAPVSDAWIAEIGADATAENAADAARVALKLMQ
- a CDS encoding response regulator, with product MEDAKDVKILVVEDESIIALNIKKKLKSFGYTVPAMATTGEEAIKMAEITFPDLILMDVRLKGDMDGIQTAEEIRKKFDIPIIFLTAYSDDKVLERAKKTEPYGYIVKPFKANDLKSNIEIALYRFGMGRKENVE
- a CDS encoding helix-turn-helix transcriptional regulator, whose translation is MKSSLVDVILNSEKRKNVLLLLIEGQKSREEIKTSLNVTSTALIPQIKILKEHGLVIQNGDYYILTNMGEVLVENMLPLLNVVEVFEENSDYWQNRNLNGIPKPLLKRFGELGNCLIIEPDLNYLFEFPKEFTENIAKSEYIMAFNAYFHPEYPAMYSKLAEKGIDISLIFTDSVYERMQQDFAEEISKFNSFETTELRVSNEKSGLATLVSTDRFLFLCFFNEQGQYDHTILMSFDSNALEWSRELFDYYKDKSKVVDKN
- a CDS encoding cytochrome ubiquinol oxidase subunit I; translated protein: MLELLYLSRLQFAITVAFHFLFVPLTLGLALLVAYMETAYYKTRDETWRKMADFWGRIFKINFAIGLVTGLAMTFQFGTNWGPYSEFMGDVFGSPLAVEALMAFFLEGTFFGAWIFLDRNRQKLKAFSMWMVALGTNISSLWIITANGFMQNPVGYELLPDGSKVIMTDFFALLTNSYVWYMLVHTLLSAYLLTAFVILGICAYQFLKRNDSEVFKRSFKIAVVIALVTAILLPVLGHGYAQYVTEIQPAKGAAMDAIWETGSSVPMYLIQVPDASTGSNSIELLGIPGLASFLYTGSFSGTITGLNQMPADEIPPVGMVFWNFKLMTMLGFLFIAEALAGLYLQKTGKLYKSDLYLKLMQWSIPLPFIAIIAGWNVAEIGRQPWIVYGLLKTESGISTVPTSEVLLSIVLITGFYLVLWALEYYLIKKTVVNAAGVD